From Vitis vinifera cultivar Pinot Noir 40024 chromosome 14, ASM3070453v1, a single genomic window includes:
- the LOC100251546 gene encoding nudix hydrolase 18, mitochondrial, with product MVALVSRTGRHLQRYNKGRRQVVGCIPYRYRITNQGSLEDGEALEVLLISSQKGKSMLFPKGGWETDESKTEAALRETVEEAGVTGIVERELGKWSFKSKRNDTYCEAFMFPLLVKEELELWPEKNVRERKWVSVAEAREVCQHWWMKEALDRFVRRLTFLQQEEDLGLGPCSLSLEPKFTL from the exons atggTTGCTTTGGTTTCTCGCACCGGAAGGCATTTGCAGCGTTACAACAAAGGCCGTCGCCAGGTGGTTGG ATGCATACCTTATAGATACAGAATCACGAATCAGGGCTCCTTGGAGGATGGGGAAGCACTGGAAGTTCTTCTCATTAGTTCACAGAAGGGCAAAAGCATGTTGTTCCCAAAG GGAGGTTGGGAAACGGATGAGTCCAAAACGGAGGCAGCTTTGCGAGAAACGGTGGAGGAAGCTGGGGTTACGGGCATTGTTGAG CGTGAACTGGGTAAATGGAGTTTCAAGAGCAAAAGGAACGACACTTATTGTGAAGCATTCATGTTCCCTTTGCTGGTGAAGGAAGAGCTAGAGCTGTGGCCAGAGAAGAACGTGCGTGAAAGAAAATGGGTGAGTGTGGCGGAGGCAAGAGAAGTGTGTCAGCATTGGTGGATGAAAGAAGCCTTGGATAGATTTGTTCGCCGTCTCACATTTCTTCAACAAGAGGAAGATTTAGGATTAGGACCTTGTTCGCTAAGCTTGGAGCCCAAATTTACCTTGTAA